A window from Planococcus maritimus encodes these proteins:
- the rplI gene encoding 50S ribosomal protein L9: MKVIFLKDVKNVGKKGDIKNVADGYANNFLLKNNLAVEADQAAMSKLAGQQKKQEKEVEQELNEAKELKEKLEALTIELTAKSGDDGRLFGSITTKQIAKELEKTHGHKIDKRKMELDDAIRALGYTNVPVKLHHDVTATLRVHVTEEA; encoded by the coding sequence ATGAAAGTAATTTTCTTGAAAGACGTAAAAAATGTAGGCAAAAAAGGCGATATCAAAAATGTGGCGGACGGCTACGCGAATAACTTCTTGTTGAAGAACAATTTGGCAGTGGAAGCTGATCAAGCAGCCATGAGCAAACTGGCTGGCCAACAGAAGAAGCAGGAAAAGGAAGTCGAGCAGGAATTGAATGAAGCGAAAGAGCTGAAAGAAAAACTTGAAGCTTTAACGATTGAACTGACAGCGAAATCCGGTGATGACGGGCGCTTGTTCGGCTCGATCACGACCAAGCAAATAGCGAAAGAACTTGAAAAGACCCATGGCCATAAAATCGACAAGCGTAAAATGGAACTCGATGACGCAATCCGCGCGCTTGGCTACACGAATGTGCCAGTGAAGTTGCATCACGATGTAACCGCGACATTGCGCGTACACGTTACTGAAGAAGCGTAA